DNA from Rubripirellula lacrimiformis:
TCGAGACTCGAATTCGCTTTTCCCACGGCGGTCCCCTTGGCCAAGATCAATCTTCGTACGCTTGCGGGCCCCGCGCTGGCCCTGGTGCTGTTCACGCTGGCGGTACGGTTGCTGATTCACGAGGCATCGTCGATCACATGGGAACAGTTTCAAACCGGGCTGACCGGTGTCCCGCCGATCTACCTTGGATTCGCTGCGTTCCTGATCGCACTGAACTATGGGCTATTGATCAGCTACGACCTGCTGGCGCTACGGTACCTGTGCCGTTCGATTCCGCTGCGGCGAGTCGCGTTGGTATCGTTTTTGGGGTTCACGCTGGGCAATAACTTCGGAACGTTCTTGGCCGGTGCGCCGATCCGGTTTCGGTTCTACAGTCGATGGGGACTGTCGCCCAGCCAGATCGTGGTGCTGATCTCTGTTCTGGGGCTGACGTTTTGGAGCGGTCTGTGGTTTCTGGGCGGGACCGTATTGGTCTTGGTACCGATCCAGTTGCCGCCGCCCTACACGTTGCCGTTTGGGATGCGAACACTGGGCATCATCCTGTTGTCGCTGGCGATCGGTTACCTGTTGGTTTGCGTGTTTTGGCGCAAGCCTTGGCCGATCGGAAAGCTGCACCTGCGACCACCCGAACCGGGGCTGATGGCTGTCCAAGCGTCAGTGGCCGCGGTCGACCTTTTGATCTCTGCGACGGCGTTGTACTTGGTGCTGCCCAGCACATCGCCCGTCCCGTTCGCCTTGGTGCTGGCGGCCTACCTGGCCGCGATCGCAATTTCGCTGATCAGCCAAGTGCCGGGCGGGTTAGGGGTTCTAGAGGTGATTTTGTTGGCGCTGTTGAAGGAATCGGTCGGTGACTCTGTGTTGGCGTCGGTGCTGATCTTCCGGACCCTGTACTACATCATCCCGTTGATGTTTGGGATGGCGACATTGGTGATCCACGAGATCTATGGCGGTGCCGTGGAAGCCCGCCAGGCGAGGTGAACGCCGCAGGCGATGACTTGGTGCGGCCTAACGTACAGGTGCGGGGACGCGCGGCCCGGTGGGCACGCGGTTAAACGACAGGGTAGGCCGGATCGAGGAGCGGAGCGACGATGATCCGGCAATCACGCGTCCAAGATACAGCGATGCAAACTGGACCGTGGATTGAATCGGCGCGGCCTAGCGCTCCGGTGCGGGAACGCGCGGCCCGGTGGGCACGCGGTTAAACGACAGGGTAGGCCGGATCGAGGAGCGGAGCGACGATGATCCGGCAATCACGCGTCAAGGTATGCAACGCAAGCTGGACTGTGGATTGGATCGGTGCGGCCTAGAGCTCCGGTGCGGAAACGCGCGGCCCGGTGGGCACGCGGTTAAACGACAAAGTAGGCCGGATCTAGGAGCGGAGCGACGACGATCCGGCAATCACGCGTCCAAGGTACAGCGACGCAAGCTGGACCGTAGATTGGATCGGTGCGGCCTAGCGCTCCGGTGCGGGGACGCGCGGCCCGGTGGGCACGCGGTTAAACGACAAAGTAGGCCGGATCGAGGAGCGGAGCGACGATGATCCGGCAATCACGCGTCCAAGGTACAGCGACGCAAGCTAGACCGTGGACTGGATCGGTGCGGCCTAGCGCTCCGGTGCGGAAACGCGCGGCCCGATGGGCACGCGGTTAAACGACAAAGTAGGCCGGATCTAGGAGCGGAGCGACAACGATCCGGCAATCACGCGTCCAAGGTACAGCGACGCAAGCTAGACCGTGGATTGAATCGGCGCGGCCTAGCGCTCCGGTGCGGGGACGCGCGGCCCGGTGGGCACGCGGTTAAACGACAAAGTAGGCCGGATGGAGGAGCGGAGCGACGACGATCCGGCAATCACGCGTCCAAGGTACAGCGACCGAAAAACGGGGAAACTACATGCCCGAATTATCGAACTCTGCCAGACCGTCGAATTCGCTGTGTCGGTCGGGGGCCCGGTCACTGAACTTGGTGAACTCGGCTTCCCAGGTCAATTCGACGTCGCCGACTGGACCGTTCCGCTGTTTCGAAATGATGATTTCGGCTTGGCCAGCGAACTGTGCTTTGTCTTCGCCCCGGTGATAGTATTCTTCGCGGTGAACAAACATCACCACGTCGGCATCCTGCTCGATAGCACCCGATTCACGCAGGTGGCTCAGTTTCGGGCGGTGATCTTTGCCCTCTTCGGCCTGCCGGTTCAGCTGCGACAGACACAGCAGCGGCACTTCGAGTTCCCGCGCCATCCCTTTCAGACGACGCGCGATCTTGGCGACTTGTTCTTGCCGAGGGTCACGCGAGTTGTCGGGATCGATCAGTTGCAAATAGTCAATCACGATCAACCCCAAAGCATCCTGGCGACGCTTGATCCGTCGGGCCGTGGCGGCAATTTCGCTGACCGTTCGACTGGGTGAATCGTCGACGTACAGGGGCGCCTCACTGATCTCATTCGCTTTGCCAATCAAACGGTCTCGGTCGTCCGATGAAATCGACCCGTTACGAAGCCGGTGACCGTTCACACGAGCCAGCGAACACAGCATCCGGTCGGCCAATTCGATCCCGGACATTTCCAAGGAAACGAACAGCACCGGAGCGCGTTGCACAATCGCACAGTGTTCGGCAATGTTCATCGCCAACGCGGTTTTGCCCATCGATGGACGTGCGGCCAAAATGATCAGCTCGCCGTTGTGCAGCCCGCCGGTCATATCGTCGAAACCCTTCAGCCCCGTTTCGGCACCACCGTCGACGTATTCGTCTCGCAGGCGAGCTTCCATGCGGTCCATCGCCTGGTGCAACACATCACTGATGCTGTGCACGCTTTGCGACGAACGACCGTCCATGATCGCAAAGACCTTCTGTTCGGCCTGGGCACACAGTTCCTTGGCCGTGCCGGTCTGTTCGTACGCGTCGCGAAGAATCTCGGTGCTGGAATTGATCAAACGTCGGTAAACCGACTTTTCCGTCACGATGTCGGCGTAGTAGACCGCGTGTGCCGCGTTGGGAACCGCACCGGACAACTGGGCCAGGTACGCAGCCCCCCCGACCGAGTCGTAGTCCCCTTGGGTGCGCAGCCGGGAAACCAACAGCGTGATGTCGATCTTTTCGCCGGAATCGTACATTTCACGCATCGCGTGATAAATCTTGCGATTGGCGTCGCTGTAGAAGTCTTCCGCCTTTAGCGACGCGATTTCGTCGGAGATTTCCGGCAGCAGCAGGACGCTGCCCAAGACGCCCATTTCCGCATCCAGATCAAAAGGCGGTTCGCGGGCCAGCACTTCGGCTGCGCTCGGTTCCTTCTTCTTCTTCTTAAATCGAAATTGGCTCTCGTCAGAAATCATCGTTCCGGTCCGTGGAAAGGAAGGGTTGGCATTTCATCGTGTCGCCAGAGCCCAGAATATGCAAGCCGTTGAAAGGTCGAAGCAGGCTTATTTCGGAACCAGCCCCCTAAAGGTTGTGCGAGAAAAAAGTGTCGTTTCTTTCTTCCCCCTCTCTCGAACTCTCTCCCCCGCAAACCGCTGCGCGGCGGGGGCCAGATGACTTTGATCGCGACACCGATTGATCGCTGGTTGCTAGGCTCGCATCAGGCTTTCGATCCGTTCGATCGCTTCCTGAGCCGACATGGCGGTTTGGCCACGGCCGATCGATTTGCCCTTTTCGATCCAACCTTTGACGTTCTTTTCGGCTGCGATGGCCGTGCTGTGGGATTTGCCGCCGAAGTGACGTGCGATCTCGGTATAGGCGGCCGACGTCATCTGACGCGACAAATACATCGCCAACATCCGTGGCTCGGTCACCGCTCGCGTTTGCGTTCGGCTTCGCAGCACGTCCAGCGGCAACTGGAACGCATCGCAAACGGCGGTTTCGATCACCGACAAACTGGCAACCGGTTTGGCCGATCGCAGCACGTCTCCGCCAAAGCGGCGAACTTCGTCCATCGTCGGGTTCCGGCCATACATCCGCTGCAGCAAATTGATCGTGTTGACCACGCCACTGATCACGCGTCCGTCACCGGCCAACATCGACGTCAGTTGCTCGACCATGTCGTCGTCCAACGGAAACTGACAGGTATCGCCAAGCCAACGACGCAGGATGGTTTGGCGGGTGGTCAGGTCCAATGCCCCGACGGGACAAACCAGTCCGCTGGCCATCCGGCCGGCCAATTCCTGAGTCAGTCCCTGGATTTCGGTGGGAGCGTGCGAGCCGCTGAAGATCAAAGGTCGACCGGCATTGGCCAACGTTTCAACGGTGTACAACACTTCGCGTAGCGTCGCCTTCTTGGATCCCAAAAACTGGACGTCGTCGATCAACAGTGCATCGACTTCGCGGTATCGACGACGGAACGATGTGATGCCGCTGTTACCGACCGACGTGATGAAGTCGTTGGTGAACTGTTCGGCCGACAAGTGCATCACCCGACGCATCCGATGCCGACGACGGAACTGGTCCGCGATCGCTGACAACATATGCGTCTTGCCGGTTCCCGACGGACCGCACAAGAACAACGGACTGGCCAGCCCCGGTTGTTGGCAGACCATCGTCATCGCCGTGAACGCCAATTGGTTGCACGAACCCGAAACGAACGTCGACGCATTCATGGGCCGCTGAGGTGCAGCCGACTTTTTGCCATCGGCGGAACCAGCACCAGCGTTGCTTCCCGCGGCGTTGTTGGCGGCGGATTGGCCCGCGGCGTTTCGGCTGGATCGTTTGCCGGTCGCAGATGATTTGGATTTCGGTTGCGCGGTTGCCGACGTGAACTCCGAAGGCATGTCCAGCATGGCGGCCGAATCGACGACCGGTGGACGACGCCGTTCGCGAGCTGTGCCAGCACCGTGGGCGACCAGCTGTGACATCGACATGGTGCGTCCACGCGACGAAGAACCGGACGCCGCTTGACCGCGTTTGCTGCGGCCTCGAGTCAGTTCACCACGACGACGCGCCCCGCCGGCCGATGGCTGCTGTGTTTCCCCCGTACCGGTGTCACGCTTGCCGGTGTCAGCATCACCTGCAACAAGGTTGCCTGCAGCGGGATGCGACGAATCGTTTTCCGAAGACGGGGTCGCTCGGCTGGCCGAGGCATCCTCGCCTAGCAGAGGCAGATCGGCTTGAGCCGGTTCGGGCTGTGCCAGTTCAACGGCAACGTGAGTCGAGGATCCGCAAGCGTGCATCGCTGCGGCTCGAAGTTCGTTCAAGAAGTTCTTGCGAAGTCGATCGAGTGCAAACTGGCCGCGAACGCGGACCATCACGCAACCACGGACGATGCTGCTATCGGCAGTCGCTGCTGGTTCGGTGTCTGCTTGGTTCTCTACGCCTTGGTTTTCGTTGGCCCGAGTTTCGTCGGACTTGTTCGCTACCGCAAAAGAGACTCCGTGGGTAAACCACATTCGGAATCGATCTGCACCGATGCGTTGTTCAAGCGCTTCCTTGAAATGTGCGACAACGTCCCTGTCGTCGGTGCAGCCGTGCGGAGCAGACATACCGGTAGCGCAATCCTCCTTCATGGACGTTTCGCGGACCAACCAAAAACATCGACGGGTGTCTATTCGCCCACGCGAATGGCGTCGATGGTTTGCGAACAAGAAGCTTACCGAAGCGTTGGCACTGAAAAGGTCACCAACCTAGCTCCACTCATTGTTAACTGGGCAGCAACACTGCCTCTCGTTCGCTTCACGCCTTTGACGAGCTACTCTCCTGCCGGCGTGAGGCAAGATTCTATGGTTGCTAGCATTCAAGTCAAATGCTGTTGGATAGAGAAAGCTAAGTTTAGAAAATGTGAAGGCGATTGACGATGCAGTTGACCCAAAAACGCCGATTCTGATGCTTGGGAATTTGGTCCCGCCGGATCCCCTGAGACCGGTCCGGAAACTTTGCGTGGTTGTGGATAATGTGTCGGCTGAAACCGGCGAACCAGAATCCTGGATTTAGTTTGCGGCCGTAACATCTTACCCGTGCGGACTTTACCGATCACCGGTGGATGAAGATTGGAAGTGGGCGGCATGATTGGCCCGGGAAACACTTGACGCCAACGATTTGCACCAAACCGTTTCGGCCATCATCGGCTCCATCGCCGCGCGGCGGTACAGCTGCTTTGCGGCGTCGTTGCCGCGGTCGACCGCCAAGATCATCCGCTGGGCACCGATCGACCGACCGCAGGCCATCGCGTGAGCGATCAAATGGCCAGCCAATCGGCGCCCCCGCGCCTCGGGGACCAGCCCCATGTAGACCAGTTCAATTACGGGCGGCGGAGGGGGACTGCCGTCACCCGGTGCTGGATCGACTCGCTGGGTGCCACCGGCCTCGCTCTGCGTGGGGGTCGGGTCGGATTTGGATGGTGGTTCGTCGGTACCTGGAACCTGCTGGGTCCCATGCACACCCAGAATGATGCAGCCGATCGGTTGGGGGGCGGCGGAGGAACCCGATGTTTCGGTGACGGTGAACCAGAAACGGCGATCGAATGCCGCGGCGGCCCGGTATCCCTGAAAAGTCTGCTGGACGGTCCGAAACTCGTTCAGCCGTGGGCAGTCCGCCGTTTCCAGATAAGTCCGCTGAACCACATCGGCAAACGATGCAAGGGACTTGGATGCATCCGACCAGTCCAGCGGGCAAAACTGAAGCGTAGCCGAGGCCGGATCACCGGAAATCGGCTGGCGGGGCCGCTGGGCGTCTGGACTGACATCGGCGGACGCATCCGAGTCTGCGGCGGGCGATGGGCGGCCGGTGGATGCGGTGACGCCAAGCTGGGTTGCCTGGTCGATCGGCCCGCTCATGTATTCCAGTGTCGCAATCGGCTCCATCGAAAACGCCTGGCACCACCCCGCCATCGCGTCGGCTGGATCTGTGTCTTCGGGGGCACTTTCCGGGGATTCACCATTTTCGGGAGGCCGATCCCCGTCTAGCAGCGGGTCTGTCGCCCATTGGACAAAGCGGACCGTCCGCCTGGCCAGCTCTTGATCGACAGCCGCTGCCAACTGGCCCATGATGCGATCCACGTCGCCAGAGATCGCCGGCTCACGCAGCACCAACCCGGCATGCACGATCGTGACGGAGTCTTGGGGCACCGGATCGTCCGGCGATTCCCCCTTCGCGAGCCCGCCGTTGGGTTGAATCGCGATGGCGGCGGCGACCACCGCCCCCGGCACAGCATCCTGGACGGCTGGATCGGACGGTTTCCCACCTGCGGCCGAACTGGCGGCCGAACTGGCGGCCGAACTGGCGGCCGAACTGGCGGCCGAACTGGCGGCCGAACTGGGGTCCGATGCGGGCGATACGGGCGTCGGGGGGGGCGTCGATGCGGCAGTCCGAGCGGTCACCAAAATCAACCTTCCAGTGGTCGTGTCCTGGAACACGCTACGAATTTGGTCGATGGCAATCTGTGCGCGGCCTAGCGACAGATTCGCTAACAGCGGTGGCAGCAGCTGCTGCAACAACTCGGGTCGCGGCGATTCTGTCTGGTAGGTCAACGTTTCCGAACGCATCAATCGCCTCTTTCCAAAAGGATTCCCGTTTGTGGCGGTTTTTCATATCGCCAGGTTCCCCCTATCATACGGTTCGTCCTAGCGAGCGGACTGCGGAGCCGATTTCAGAGGCTGGCGGTCCGGCCTACCATGCTTCCCTCGACGGCTAGCGAGGAATGCAGCCGGGCGGGAGTCTACAAATCAGTGCCATTCACGGAAAGTCAGATCGATGTTTCGCCGAATCTTCTTCGCATGCTTCGCCGCACCTTTGGTCTTTGCACTGCTGATCGCCGATTCCCCGTCCAGCGACGCGCAGGGTCTGTTTCGGCGGATCCAGAGCCGAATCCAGGCTCGATCCCAGGCCGCGCCACAATACCGACCACCCGCCCCACCGAATACGGCGCCCCGATCGCCAAATACGGATCCAAGCCGAGCCCCATCGCTGAACCGCGTCAGTCCGGTCGACGAGGACGGTGACGCGGACCAGGACGCCGATCCAGAGAGCGACTCATCGCTAGGCAAATCGATCCTTCGCCGGCCAGGCGATGAAGACGATCGCGATGATCCCAAGGCCCCATCCCAAAGCCGGGCAACGATCGGCATCAATGTCGCCGAACCGCGAGGCGGAGTCCCCGGAGTCGAAGTCACTCGATTCAATCCGGAATCCAAAGCGGACGAAGCCGGATTGCGAGTAGGCGACGTGATCATTGCGGTCAACGGAAAGCCAGTACGAACCAGCCGCGACATTGCAGAGCAGTTGAGCCAGTTTTCGGGAGGTGAAGAAATCCAATTGCAGGTTTTCCGCGATCGGAAGCCTTTCGCAGTCACCATTCCCTTGATCGGGCGCAATGCGAAACCCGACCAACCCGACCAACCCGACCAACCCGACCAACCCGACCAACCCGACCAACCCGACCGCCGGGCAAACCCGGCGAAGCGTGCAGCGATGACGGGCACGTCCCATTTGTCCGGTCCGGTTGGCGATTCAACCCAGGTGCCATTCGGGGTGACCACCGATACGGTTCGCGGAGTACGCGGCGCGGTGGTGACAACCGTGTCGCCCCATTCGCCGGCCGCCCAAGCGGGATTGAAAAGCGGCGACCGGATCGTATCGATCGACGGTCGCATGGTGATCAACAGCGATTCGCTGCAACGTTCCATCGCTCGACGTCCCCTCGGTGACGAGGTCGCTCTGCAGTGGGTGCGTGATGCAAAACTGGTTGCTGCCGACGTCAGCTTTGTAAAGCTTGATCCGAATGCGTTGGCGTCAAAGGTGTCTGATAAGGATTCGGCCAAGGAACCCTCCGGCGACGCAGCGGAACAGGAACAGTCCGTGGGGTCGGCTTTCGGATCGATTCTGGGCGGTTTTTTCGGCAGCCAGACGGAACCGGCATCCAAGAACACTGACGAGATGGCGTTCGGCGATGACGAACCAATCCAACCCGTCGGATTTGAAAGTGACACCGACGACGCAAGCAGCGTCAAGGAAGCCGGCAAGGAGTGACAGACGGCAATCCTGAATCCACTGGTTTCGACCACGCAGCGGCCAAGGTCCGCACGTTCCCGCAGGTACCGGGCGTCTATCTGATGAAGGACGTGGCCGACCGTGTGATCTATGTCGGCAAAGCCAAGAACCTGCGCAGCCGCGCCGGCAGCTATTTCTTGAAGGCCGCCGCGGAAGATTCGCGGACAGCCAACTGGATCGGCGAGATCGCGGACATCGACTTTGTCCAGTGCGATAGTGAAGTCGATGCGTTGTTGATGGAAGCCAGGCTGGTCAAAGACATTCAGCCCAAGCACAACAAGGACTTGAAAGACGACAAGTCGTTCCCGTACCTGATGATCACCACGCGTGATGAGTTTCCTCGTGTCGAAGTCACACGGGAACCGAAAGAACGCGGCGTCAAATTGTACGGTCCCTTCCCCAGTGCCGGCGCTCTCCGCGGGGCGATCCAAGTCTTGCAACGGATCTTCAAGTTTCGCACTTGCACGCTGGACATTTCGGAATCGGACGAACGCTGGCAGTGGTTTCGTCCCTGTTTGCTGCACAGCATCCACCAATGCACGGCGCCCTGCAACTTTCGCATCAGCAAGGAAGAATACCGACGCGACATCAAACGGTTGCAGACGTTCATGGAAGGC
Protein-coding regions in this window:
- a CDS encoding GNAT family N-acetyltransferase — its product is MRSETLTYQTESPRPELLQQLLPPLLANLSLGRAQIAIDQIRSVFQDTTTGRLILVTARTAASTPPPTPVSPASDPSSAASSAASSAASSAASSAASSAAGGKPSDPAVQDAVPGAVVAAAIAIQPNGGLAKGESPDDPVPQDSVTIVHAGLVLREPAISGDVDRIMGQLAAAVDQELARRTVRFVQWATDPLLDGDRPPENGESPESAPEDTDPADAMAGWCQAFSMEPIATLEYMSGPIDQATQLGVTASTGRPSPAADSDASADVSPDAQRPRQPISGDPASATLQFCPLDWSDASKSLASFADVVQRTYLETADCPRLNEFRTVQQTFQGYRAAAAFDRRFWFTVTETSGSSAAPQPIGCIILGVHGTQQVPGTDEPPSKSDPTPTQSEAGGTQRVDPAPGDGSPPPPPVIELVYMGLVPEARGRRLAGHLIAHAMACGRSIGAQRMILAVDRGNDAAKQLYRRAAMEPMMAETVWCKSLASSVSRANHAAHFQSSSTGDR
- a CDS encoding DnaA/Hda family protein, which encodes MWFTHGVSFAVANKSDETRANENQGVENQADTEPAATADSSIVRGCVMVRVRGQFALDRLRKNFLNELRAAAMHACGSSTHVAVELAQPEPAQADLPLLGEDASASRATPSSENDSSHPAAGNLVAGDADTGKRDTGTGETQQPSAGGARRRGELTRGRSKRGQAASGSSSRGRTMSMSQLVAHGAGTARERRRPPVVDSAAMLDMPSEFTSATAQPKSKSSATGKRSSRNAAGQSAANNAAGSNAGAGSADGKKSAAPQRPMNASTFVSGSCNQLAFTAMTMVCQQPGLASPLFLCGPSGTGKTHMLSAIADQFRRRHRMRRVMHLSAEQFTNDFITSVGNSGITSFRRRYREVDALLIDDVQFLGSKKATLREVLYTVETLANAGRPLIFSGSHAPTEIQGLTQELAGRMASGLVCPVGALDLTTRQTILRRWLGDTCQFPLDDDMVEQLTSMLAGDGRVISGVVNTINLLQRMYGRNPTMDEVRRFGGDVLRSAKPVASLSVIETAVCDAFQLPLDVLRSRTQTRAVTEPRMLAMYLSRQMTSAAYTEIARHFGGKSHSTAIAAEKNVKGWIEKGKSIGRGQTAMSAQEAIERIESLMRA
- a CDS encoding lysylphosphatidylglycerol synthase domain-containing protein; translated protein: MAKINLRTLAGPALALVLFTLAVRLLIHEASSITWEQFQTGLTGVPPIYLGFAAFLIALNYGLLISYDLLALRYLCRSIPLRRVALVSFLGFTLGNNFGTFLAGAPIRFRFYSRWGLSPSQIVVLISVLGLTFWSGLWFLGGTVLVLVPIQLPPPYTLPFGMRTLGIILLSLAIGYLLVCVFWRKPWPIGKLHLRPPEPGLMAVQASVAAVDLLISATALYLVLPSTSPVPFALVLAAYLAAIAISLISQVPGGLGVLEVILLALLKESVGDSVLASVLIFRTLYYIIPLMFGMATLVIHEIYGGAVEARQAR
- a CDS encoding PDZ domain-containing protein, with translation MFRRIFFACFAAPLVFALLIADSPSSDAQGLFRRIQSRIQARSQAAPQYRPPAPPNTAPRSPNTDPSRAPSLNRVSPVDEDGDADQDADPESDSSLGKSILRRPGDEDDRDDPKAPSQSRATIGINVAEPRGGVPGVEVTRFNPESKADEAGLRVGDVIIAVNGKPVRTSRDIAEQLSQFSGGEEIQLQVFRDRKPFAVTIPLIGRNAKPDQPDQPDQPDQPDQPDQPDRRANPAKRAAMTGTSHLSGPVGDSTQVPFGVTTDTVRGVRGAVVTTVSPHSPAAQAGLKSGDRIVSIDGRMVINSDSLQRSIARRPLGDEVALQWVRDAKLVAADVSFVKLDPNALASKVSDKDSAKEPSGDAAEQEQSVGSAFGSILGGFFGSQTEPASKNTDEMAFGDDEPIQPVGFESDTDDASSVKEAGKE
- the dnaB gene encoding replicative DNA helicase encodes the protein MISDESQFRFKKKKKEPSAAEVLAREPPFDLDAEMGVLGSVLLLPEISDEIASLKAEDFYSDANRKIYHAMREMYDSGEKIDITLLVSRLRTQGDYDSVGGAAYLAQLSGAVPNAAHAVYYADIVTEKSVYRRLINSSTEILRDAYEQTGTAKELCAQAEQKVFAIMDGRSSQSVHSISDVLHQAMDRMEARLRDEYVDGGAETGLKGFDDMTGGLHNGELIILAARPSMGKTALAMNIAEHCAIVQRAPVLFVSLEMSGIELADRMLCSLARVNGHRLRNGSISSDDRDRLIGKANEISEAPLYVDDSPSRTVSEIAATARRIKRRQDALGLIVIDYLQLIDPDNSRDPRQEQVAKIARRLKGMARELEVPLLCLSQLNRQAEEGKDHRPKLSHLRESGAIEQDADVVMFVHREEYYHRGEDKAQFAGQAEIIISKQRNGPVGDVELTWEAEFTKFSDRAPDRHSEFDGLAEFDNSGM